One stretch of Acidobacteriota bacterium DNA includes these proteins:
- a CDS encoding NifU family protein, translating to MADEARHIEITGEPTLDAQVCKFTVDCEILPESTLTCRSRDTARGSPLLEALFEIEGVGQVMVCGNTLTIVKTSNEDWPVLGQKIGTVIREQIASGKQLIASDADLKTPSEEEIRDKVQALFEQQINPAISGHGGRVELVDVEGTTIHVRLAGGCQGCASAAMTLRHGIERAIRQLVPEVTGVVDDTDHTVGTDPYLR from the coding sequence ATGGCAGACGAGGCACGGCATATTGAGATTACCGGCGAACCCACCCTGGACGCCCAGGTGTGCAAGTTCACCGTCGATTGCGAGATCCTCCCGGAGAGTACATTGACGTGCCGCAGCCGGGACACGGCCAGGGGGTCGCCGCTGCTGGAGGCGCTGTTCGAAATCGAGGGCGTCGGCCAGGTGATGGTGTGCGGCAACACGCTGACTATCGTCAAGACATCCAACGAGGATTGGCCCGTCCTCGGGCAGAAGATCGGCACCGTAATCCGTGAGCAGATTGCCTCGGGGAAGCAGCTTATCGCGTCCGATGCTGATCTGAAGACGCCGTCCGAAGAGGAAATCCGGGACAAGGTCCAGGCCCTGTTCGAGCAGCAGATCAATCCGGCCATTTCCGGGCACGGCGGCAGGGTGGAACTGGTCGACGTGGAGGGCACGACCATACACGTGCGCTTGGCCGGAGGCTGCCAGGGTTGCGCCTCGGCGGCGATGACTCTCCGGCACGGCATCGAACGGGCCATCCGGCAACTCGTGCCCGAAGTCACCGGCGTCGTAGACGATACTGACCACACGGTGGGTACCGATCCGTACTTGCGCTGA
- a CDS encoding acetate kinase, with product MKILVLNCGSSSVKYQLIDTKSQVALAKGSVTRIAMSASVVTHKPHDRPQVTISAEILDHIVAVEYVVSILMSKNHGVIKEKSEIDAIGHRVVHGGEEFKDSALITPELMSTLRSLIELAPLHNPHNIRGINACQKTLPGIPQVAVFDTAFHQQMPPHAYIYGLPYVFYTRYGIRRYGFHGTSHQYVSQRAADILGTSISDLRIVTAHLGNGASMSAIDKGISVDTSMGFTPLEGLLMGTRSGDLDPAIILHIMAREELSLHEGNTLLNKHSGLAGISGVSSDVREIIEATQNGNKNATLALETYCYRIRKYIGAYAAVMGGIDVLVFTAGVGENSALVRSMSCRNLGFLGITIDEGKNKSVLATETDISTTDATVRTLVIPTNEELVIAQDTERIVDMSCQPAAE from the coding sequence ATGAAGATTCTGGTTCTTAATTGCGGATCATCATCGGTCAAGTACCAGTTGATTGACACGAAGAGCCAGGTGGCCCTGGCAAAGGGGTCGGTTACGCGAATCGCGATGTCCGCCTCGGTGGTGACGCATAAACCTCACGACAGGCCGCAGGTGACCATCTCGGCGGAGATCCTCGACCACATCGTAGCTGTAGAGTACGTGGTCTCGATTCTGATGTCGAAGAACCACGGCGTCATTAAGGAAAAATCGGAGATTGATGCCATCGGCCACCGGGTCGTTCACGGCGGCGAGGAGTTCAAGGACTCCGCCCTGATCACGCCGGAACTGATGTCCACCCTGCGATCCCTGATCGAGCTGGCCCCGCTTCACAACCCACACAACATCCGGGGCATCAATGCCTGCCAGAAGACTCTCCCGGGCATTCCGCAGGTGGCCGTGTTCGACACCGCGTTTCACCAGCAGATGCCGCCGCATGCCTACATCTACGGTCTCCCCTATGTTTTTTACACGCGGTACGGCATCCGCCGATACGGATTCCACGGCACCTCGCACCAGTACGTGAGCCAGCGGGCGGCGGACATTCTCGGCACCTCGATCTCGGATTTGCGGATTGTCACGGCCCACCTGGGCAACGGGGCGTCGATGTCGGCGATCGATAAGGGCATTTCGGTTGATACCTCGATGGGCTTTACACCGCTTGAGGGGTTGCTCATGGGCACGCGGTCCGGCGATCTCGACCCGGCCATCATCCTGCATATCATGGCGCGGGAGGAGCTGTCGCTTCATGAGGGCAACACGCTGCTGAACAAGCATTCCGGGCTGGCGGGGATTTCGGGAGTGTCATCGGACGTGCGTGAAATTATCGAGGCGACTCAGAACGGCAACAAGAACGCCACCCTGGCCCTCGAAACTTACTGCTACCGGATCCGGAAATACATAGGCGCCTACGCGGCCGTCATGGGCGGAATCGACGTGCTCGTGTTCACCGCCGGGGTGGGTGAAAACTCCGCGCTGGTGCGGTCCATGAGCTGCCGGAACCTGGGTTTTCTCGGAATCACAATCGACGAGGGAAAGAACAAGAGCGTGCTTGCCACCGAGACGGACATCTCAACCACGGATGCCACCGTCAGAACGCTGGTCATTCCGACCAACGAGGAACTGGTTATCGCCCAGGACACCGAACGCATTGTCGATATGAGCTGTCAACCGGCGGCGGAATAG
- a CDS encoding 3-hydroxyacyl-CoA dehydrogenase NAD-binding domain-containing protein: MTSAKIFVIGAGVMGQGLAEAIATSGHEVNLIDKTTKLAERGVKGIADSIDREIGRWGLTKAEKRAILARIYPSSDVSQAEDAEIVLEAIPENLQMKRALFRKLDALCPPETLMITNTGTISISEIAAATKRPEKIIGMHFLNPVTRVPLVEIVKGLRTGDETFQKAVHFAETLNKRWITVNEYPGYVTTRIIVPLLNEAMHLLMEGVASADDIDEAMKLGFGFNVGPLALADMMGLDVVMSWMMNLLDELSEHKYNPCPLLRKLVRAGHLGVKTHSGFFEYDEDGNRITKETDGSAAEAAK; this comes from the coding sequence ATGACAAGTGCTAAAATCTTCGTAATCGGGGCCGGTGTAATGGGCCAGGGTCTGGCTGAAGCGATCGCGACTTCCGGCCACGAGGTAAACCTGATAGACAAAACCACCAAGCTGGCGGAGCGCGGTGTCAAAGGTATTGCTGATTCCATTGACCGCGAGATCGGACGGTGGGGTCTGACAAAGGCGGAGAAGAGGGCCATCCTTGCCCGCATCTACCCCTCATCAGACGTGTCGCAGGCTGAAGACGCCGAGATCGTGCTGGAGGCGATTCCTGAGAATCTGCAGATGAAACGAGCCTTGTTCAGGAAGCTCGATGCACTCTGCCCTCCAGAAACACTGATGATAACCAACACCGGCACCATCTCCATATCCGAGATTGCCGCCGCCACGAAACGCCCGGAGAAAATCATCGGCATGCATTTCCTCAACCCGGTCACGCGGGTCCCGCTGGTAGAGATAGTCAAGGGGCTCAGGACCGGAGATGAGACTTTTCAGAAGGCGGTTCATTTCGCCGAGACGCTGAACAAGAGGTGGATTACGGTCAACGAGTATCCCGGTTACGTGACGACCCGGATCATCGTGCCTCTCCTGAACGAGGCGATGCACCTGCTAATGGAGGGCGTGGCATCGGCCGATGACATTGATGAAGCGATGAAGCTCGGGTTCGGCTTCAACGTCGGCCCCCTGGCCCTCGCTGACATGATGGGACTGGACGTCGTTATGTCCTGGATGATGAATTTGCTGGACGAGTTGTCGGAGCACAAGTACAACCCGTGTCCGCTGCTTCGCAAGCTGGTGCGCGCCGGTCATCTCGGCGTCAAGACCCACTCCGGGTTTTTCGAATATGACGAGGACGGCAACCGTATCACCAAAGAGACAGACGGCAGCGCGGCGGAGGCAGCCAAATGA